In one Solanum lycopersicum chromosome 11, SLM_r2.1 genomic region, the following are encoded:
- the LOC101253249 gene encoding uncharacterized protein has protein sequence MARIVPVKFKRVAEAFDEVVKTRICESSGSEHSPPPESLANLSQLVNSFLEGEVITVNEKLEEIDGNVETNCFDESEIKENLRNLLDPDGNSGDDLKKNVINAVENALLAEEASSPEFKRWLMTRLRDQGFDAGLCKLKWEKAVNRTSGSYEYIDVNIGVTRYIIEVSLVEEFEIARATPCYTSLLENFPHVFVGKVEELKQVVRIMSRAMKRSMKKMNIYVAPWRRLAYMEAKWFGSYKRTTNEQKDYQKNSFDSSSKKRNVGFVPKQAISFYCRENVVASNSGIKIGNLAAALNG, from the exons GAGTAGCCGAAGCGTTTGATGAGGTGGTGAAAACTCGGATCTGCGAGAGCAGCGGCAGTGAACACTCTCCACCACCTGAGAGCTTGGCGAATTTATCGCAACTTGTGAATTCGTTTCTAGAAGGGGAGGTAATTACTGTTAATGAGAAATTGGAAGAGATTGATGGAAATGTTGAAACTAATTGCTTTGACGAATCGGAGATTAAGGAGAATTTAAGGAATCTGTTGGATCCCGATGGAAATTCCGGTgatgatttgaagaaaaatgttATTAATGCTGTGGAAAATGCTTTGCTTGCTGAAGAAGCAAGCTCACCGGAGTTTAAACGATGGTTGATGACTCGATTGCGTGATCAGGGATTCGATGCTG gATTGTGCAAATTAAAATGGGAGAAAGCTGTTAATCGTACTTCAGGAAGTTACGAGTATATAGATGTTAATATTGGTGTTACTCGTTACATAATCGAGGTTTCATTAGTGGAAGAATTTGAAATTGCTCGAGCAACGCCTTGCTACACCTCGTTGCTGGAAAATTTCCCTCACGTTTTTGTTGGAAAAGTGGAAGAGTTGAAGCAAGTGGTGAGAATTATGAGTAGAGCCATGAAGAGATCTATgaagaaaatgaatatttatgtGGCTCCATGGAGAAGACTGGCTTATATGGAAGCTAAGTGGTTTGGATCTTATAAGAGAACAACAAATGAACAAAAAGATTATCAAAAGAATAGTTTTGATTCATCTTCAAAGAAGAGAAATGTTGGATTTGTGCCTAAGCAAGCAATTTCTTTCTATTGTAGAGAGAATGTTGTTGCTTCTAATAGTGGCATTAAAATTGGAAATTTGGCTGCCGCTTTGAATGGATAA